GCGAGAAGCCAGCGGACAATCCCTTGACAGAGACACTGGACGCCATCCGCCATCGCTTTGGTGCCGAGGCCATTCAACGTGGGCTGAACACCCCTCACCACAGTGACTGACGCTTTTTCAGGAGCCCCGAACCGATGCACATCTGGGTCGACGCCGATGCCTGCCCCCATGTCATTAAGGACATCTTGTTCCGCGCCGCCGAGCGCTGCCAGATTCCGCTGACCCTGGTGGCGAATCAGCCATTGCCAACGCCGCCATCGCGTTTCATCAAGAGCCTGCAAGTCCGATCAGGCTTCGATGTGGCCGACCAGGCGATTCTGGATAAGATCCAAACGGGCGATCTGGTCATCACCAGCGATATCCCGCTGGCCGCCGACGTCATTGCCCGGGGCGGTCAGGCGCTGAGTCATCGCGGTGAGTTGTTTACCAGTGAGAACGTCCGTGCGCGACTGAATGTTCGTGATTTCATGGAGACGCTGAGAGCTAGCGGGATCAATACAGGGGGACCACCGGCCTTGAGCCAGAGCGACCGCAAAGCCTTTGCCGGATACCTCGACAAATTGCTGGCGAGTGCCCGTCGGGGCGATAGTGACACAAGCCGATCAGGGTAACGAGTTGCCGGTCCCAGCCTCGGAACGGTCTGGGCACGAGGAGTCGAACGCATCTGAGTCGGCTCGCCAGTGCGGCCCCCATCACGTCACATAAGCGCTGGCCCGAGGGGCTGAGCTCACGTCATCTAACCATCGGCCTGGCGAACCCGAGAACTTTGAGTTGGAGCGCAAGGTTACTTGCCGTGTTGAACCGTCTGCCGTGGACAGGGGAACGCGATACTCCGCACTGGTGAACAAGCCGCCCTGGAGTGGTGAACTGTCTTACCAGAACTAGGGAACTGCGTTCCCTCCGAGGTAGGGAACCAAAGTCCCTAGGGTAGGGAACTGGGTTTCCTACTGGGTAGGGAACCAAATTCCCTAGGGTAGGGAACCAGATTCCCCACACTGGTGACCCAGGTTCCCTAGACTGGGGAACAGAGAACCCTAGTCTTGTCGGCAAAGACCGGGAGAGCTCAAGGCCGTTCCCTACTGCGCTAAGTGATGCGTTCGCAATGCGCGCACGCTCTCGCCCGGGTGAATGGCAGCCAGCAAATAACCGAACCCCTGATCAATAAGGCAATCCGTCCCGAATTCCGACATCGGCAAGGTCCGCGCTTTACGTGGAAGCCAGTGTGGTTCAGCTAGGGAACTCCGTCCCTGGGGAACGCCGTTCCCTAGTCTCCTCACGCGCCTATCAGCTAGCAAGCAAGCAAGCAATAAAAAATTCACAGAGAATTTTAAATGCTGCTTGCTGATCGCTGACGCGCGCGAGGCGCTCGTCGAGTCCGGCCCGCGCATCGACCGACGTCGAGCTGACACGGGCCGGACCGCGACGGGACGCGCTGGCCCGAAGCCCCGGAGCGAACCGAATGCGGTCGTGCTGAGCGCCGTCTCGAATCCAGACCACCGCCAGCCTCCAGGCGGAGACGACGCCAGCCTGGACCGCCGGGCAACCTCACCGACGATCCCCTCCCCCGCTTCCCTGGACAAGGCAAGCAAGAATGCTCGGCGATTTCCCTAGGACTCGGTGTCGCTGATTCGCGCCTAATCGCGCAGGCTATCCGGCATTCATCCCACTCGCCGGAGACCCGCCCGCATGCATCCCCTTGCGCTCCCCCATGGCGTCGACGACCCGCCCTCGCTGCTGCTGTGGCGGCTCGATGAACTCATCCCGCTGGTGCTCATGCTGGTCGTCGGCATGCTCAGCGACCGGCTGCTGATCTTCCTCGCCCTGGGACTGGGTCTGTCGCGGCTCTACGGGCGCTTTCGCGACAGCCGCCCGGATGGCTTCGCGCTGCACTGGGGCTACTGGCACGGGCTGGTTCCGCTCAAGGCCCGGCGCTGCCCCAATCCCTTCACGCGCCGCTTTCAGCCTTGAGGTCGCCCATGGATTTTCATACCCTGACGCGCACCTGGCGCGGCCTGAACGCCGAGAACCGCTTCCACCGCCTGGTCCTGGCGGTGCTCCTGCTCACCAACCTGCTGACCCTGCTCGCCCTGGTCCGCGCCGATCGCACCGTGGTGCTGGTGCCGCCGATTCTGGAAGGCGAGGTCAATATCGCTCGCGACAGCGCCAGCCGCTCGGTCAAGGAAGCCTGGGCGGTGCATGTGGCCGGCCTGCTTGGCAATGTCAGTGCCGGTTCGGCGGACTTCATTCGCGAGGCGCTCGAACCCCTGCTGGCACCCCGCCTGCGCCGGGAGATTCTCACCGTCATTGCCGACCAGGTCGCCGCCATCAAGCGCGAGCGGGTGGCCATGCATTTTTCCCCGGACGCGCTGCGCTATGACCCACCCAGCGACACCTTCTTCGTCACCGGCCAGCAGGTCAGTGCTGGTCCCGGTGCCGAGCCGATCCGGAACCAACGCACCTACGAAATCCAGGTCGGCTTCCAGCATTACCGCCCAGTCATTCGCCACCTGGATGTCTACCCCGGCGGTCCGCGCACGACCGAGCAACCTTGAGGAATTCTCAAATGCCTATCCCATCCCGCCGTCTTGCCCTCGCTGTTCAATCCGTCTTGCTCGGATCGGGCCTCGCCCTGATGAGCCTCGGCTGTGAGGCCGAGAGTCCGTTTCTGCGAGCCAGCGCCGAGACCAGCCCGGAGTCTGGTGCAAAAGACGTCCAACTGGCCTTGCGACCGCGCACCGTGACGGTCGACCTCGGCAGCAATGTCATCCTGGAACTAGCGATTGATCATCTCAACCGCATCGTCACGCCGTTCCGGTCGCCCTCGGTGCGCACGGTCGCGAGTCTGTCGACCGAGGTCGATGGGAACGTCCTCTATGTCGCCACCGCCGATGAAACCCCGGCGACTTTGTACATCACCGATGGCGATGATGCCCAGGCCACGGTCGCGCTGACGCTCGCGCCGCGGCGAGTGCCTCCACGGGAGATTCGTCTGGTCGTGCCGGGACTGGACAGCCGCCGTCAGGCCGCCAGCTCGTCGCCGGCAGCAGCGGAATCGCCATCGACACTGGCGGACCTCCCGCCGGTGGCCACCTGGCGCCAGCCGCAGCACTACATCGATGAGCTGACCCAGGGGTTTCGCGCCCTGGCCTTGGGTGAGGTGCCGGATGGTTACCGGAAAGCGCGCTCCGGTTTCGGGGTGGCCATCCGATGCGGTGGCGGTTTCCAGCTGAACCAAGTCAAGGCATTCGACGGCGATTCACTGCGCTTCCTGACCTCCAGGGTGCGGGCCAAGGGTGACCAACCCGTCGTACTCGATGAGAGCCAATGCCAAGCCTCGGGGAAGGGCACCATTGCCGCCGCCGCCCTCTGGCCCAGCGGTCCGCTGCATCCTGGCGCGGAAGCCACCCTGATGGTCGCGATCGATCCGTCGCGCGAGCCGGTCGGGCGAACGGGTCTACCAGGAGGAGCCCACTAATGGTGGAATTCACGGAACACTGGGAACGCCTGTCCCCGCGCCTGCGTCAGTGGATTACCCTGGGAACCGGTGGCGTGATCGTCGGCTCGCTCGCCCTGTTGATTGCCACCGCCCCACAGGATGACCGCGGCAGCGAGGCGCAGCGCCGGCGCCTTGTGAACAATCTGCTCACCGATGTCGATCCCCGCGACCTTGGTATTGATGGCCTGGGCCGACGCTTGCAAACCCTGGAAGGCGACGTGCGCAAGATCGCCCACAACCTGGAACAGCTTGGCCTGGATGCCGTCGACAACGCGGGCAATCGCGCGACCCTGATGCAGACACTGCGCCGGGAACGCCAGGCGGAGCTGGATGGCTTGAAACGCGAACTGGCGGGCGTGCGGGAGGAACTGAAAAGCCAGCGTTCACTTCCCCCTGGACAGGGAGCCGACGTCTGGGTACCACCATCGCCGCCGGATGTTACCGAGACTCTCGCTGATTCTGAGCCAGAGATTCGCCAACCCGAGCCGCCACCACTCGCTCAGCTGTTCGATGCGCCACGCGCCACTGTCTCCGAGCCAGCCGGCAGCGCCAAACCGGCTGGTCCCGCCCTCAGCATCCGTCACGTCCAGGACGATGCGGCCAAAGCCGCCGGCAAGGATAAGAACCCCGAGGACGCCATCCCGGAAGTCCGCATCCCTGCCGGCAGCATCCTGCAAGGCGTGCTGCTCTCTGGCATGGATGCCCCGACCGGTCGCGCTGCGCGCCAGGATCCCTATCCAGCGCTATTGCGGCTGAAAGACAACGCCATCCTGCCCAATCGTTTCCGCGCCGATATCCGCGAGTGCTTTCTGCTGGTCGGCGGCTACGGGGATCTGGGCTCTGAACGGGTCTATCTGCGCGCCGAGTCCATCAACTGCGTGCGTCGCGATGGGCGAACCATCGAGGTCGCCATCGATGGCTATGCCGTCGGCGAGGACGGCAAGGTCGGTGTGCGCGGGCGACTGGTGAATAAGCAAGGGCAGGTCATCGGACGGGCCATGCAGGTGAGTTTCCTGCAGGGCTTCAGTCAGCTGTTCGGCACAGTTCCAGTCGCCTCGGTTGCGACTGGAGGAACCACCATGCCCTACCAGCAAGTCTTCTCCGGACAAGCCCTGCAAGGCGCGGCCATCGCCGGTACCGGCAAGGCGCTGGATCGCCTCGCCGAGTATTACCTGGATCTGGCCGAGACCATCTTCCCCGTGCTTGAAGTCGATGCCGGGCGTGGGGTGGAGGTCATCCTCAATCGTGGCGTGGGGCTGAAGCTTGATTCGCTTGATCAAAAATAACCCGCACTCGACAGGGATCGTCTGTGCGATCAGCCGATTTCTGGAACCGAAGACAACAGCAACAGTCCCGGTTCCGGCCTGCCGCGGGCTTCGCCGGTCCCATTCAATCACGCTATTCAATCGGTATCACAATGGGGGGAGCATTCGTTATGGGGCTGATGGTGTTGAACGCGTCGGACACTTTTCCGTTGGCCATGTCGAGCCGCGAGATCGCGGAACTGACCGGGAAAACGCATGGCCATGTTCTTCGCGATATCCGAAAGATGTTGAAGAATCTTTATCGTCTGGACGATAAACCAAAACTGGATCAACTTCAAATACAGAGTGTTACGATTGAAAAGGATGATCGTGGCTACATTGCCCGGATCGACCTCGACAAGGATCACACCCTCACGTTGCTCACCGGTTACAACGATCAGGCGCGGTTGCGGGTCGTTCGGCGCTGGCAAGCATTGGAGAAGACCCAAGTCCGGCCTCTCTCTCCAGCCGAGTTGATGATCGCGCATGGGCAGGCGCTGCTCGCGGCCGAACGGGATCAAGCCGAACAAGCGGAGCGGATCGCGCGACTCGAACAGCGGGTCGATTTGATGGGTGGCGATACCGGGTATCGCACGATCACCGCCTACATGAAGCAAAACGGGATTCGGTTACCGATCTCCGAATCGCGCCAGAAAGGGATTGCCGCCGCCAAACTCGCGCGGGAGCGCGGTGAAAGAATCGGCAACATTCCAGATGAGCGCTTCGGTTCGGTGAACAGCTATCCGATCGACGTGTTGGATGAAGTGTTCTCTCTTGCGGGCTAACGCCAGCCTGTCAGAATTGTGACAGCGCCGCGCGCAAGCGGCGAGGAAATCGCTCGATCCTGAGTTCGCGCCAGCCGCCAGAGTGACCATCAACTCCGCTGGGTTGCGAATCGACAGTGCCGGAAACATGGCACTCTTTGGCTCCCAGCCGTGGGCCGCGCCGCTTCATCAAAACGTCACTTAGGTTTGGTTACTTGGAAGGATCGCCAAGGACACCCGGGTCGATTGGTCACTCACGCCGACCCCGCATGCGGGGGCGCTTGCGCGCTGATCTGTCGTCGGGCGCGCTTTGATCGAGAGGCGCGAAAGCTGTGCGCCAATTCGCGGCCAAGAAGGCTGTTCTTGCATGGATCTTGCAGGATCAAGACCATGGCTCGTCCCCTTTGGCATTACATGGTCTGGTATCGCTCGGCCGCCACGGTGCGGCCGGACAATCATTTCTTGCCGCTGCCGGTGACCTTCTACGCAGCGGCGCATTCCGCGCCCTTGCCATCTTGCCGGGAACAAGGGGCTTCGCTGGCGACCGCTCACGGGGTTGACCAAGAAAAATAGAACCCCGTGCGTGAAGTCTCGAGTGACGCCTGCCTTAGGTTCTTCGCGGACTTAGAGATGATCCAAAAATGAATCATCTTTAAGTTCAATCCTTTATCGAGAGCCGCAACGATAGGGGCTCTGCGCCCGACCTGATGTTTCAAACGTGCGTCACGCTTGTCGCGTGCGCCTTGTTAGAAGAATGGCGTTTCCTCCATCCCTTGGCGATGGCCACGGTGAAATCGTGGCCATCCTTGAGGACCTTCGTTGCAGACGACAGCTTTGTCCGTTCTCAGAACGGTGGGTATGCGTGTCGCCAATCGAGCCGTTGTCGCAAGGGGTCCGCTTGGAAAACGGCAACATGAGTCACGGCCTGCCGGGTGGCTGCAAATGGCTCAAGTGCATGCTCGCCGCCGCGCGACCAGACAATCACGTGTTTCCGCCGCCTGTGACCTTCTATCCGGCGTCGCGTTGCTCCCCTCTGCCAGCCTGATTGGCGCAACGAATCGGCGGTGTTAAACCATCGACGCCTTTCGACGGCGCGAACGACGGGCTTCCCGACTCCTTCGCCGGCCTGATCGAACCATGGCCAAGGGATTGGGTAGCCATCGACGACCCACTCACCGTCAGCCCGCAAGTGACATCGGATGAGCCGTGCCCAGGATTGAGACGACGAGTTGAAGGGGAACGGCGAAACCGTACCCCTTGGATTTCCAGCCCAAACTGTGCTCATCCTTTAGTCGCCCAGTCGGTCTTCCTTATTCTCATGCTCCAATCGCAAAGCGAACGCAAACATTACGTACTTCCCCCAATGGGGGAGGTACGTAATGTATTCTCTTGGCAACCTCGCACGAAAACAAAAGGCCGGGGTGGAAGATCCCTGGCCACAATCGAACGATCCCAGCGGGATGTCTTCGCGTTCATGGTGATGACCCAAAAATGGATTATTCTCTAATTCAGTGGCTTATCGATCAAGGTACCGAAAATGACCCTGAACCTGATCTGTAGCGGTTAGGGGGCGTCAAGCTTGACGAGTGCGCCTTGTCGGCTGATCCGCGTGCGGGATTTGTGATCCCGACGATGGAACCGTAAGCCGGACATGCCTGCGGCAGCATGGTCATCCGCGACTGGGACATTCGCTCGTTCTGGGGATCGCCAGCCGTGTCTGTCACACCCAGCAGATCTTTGGTCAGGGATCACCCGTCGCGCAATGGCCGATGTGAAGGGGTACGGCAAGACCTTGCCCCTGGATTCCGGGCATCACGTTGGGCCTTTGTGTCCGTTCGCCCAGGTTTGACTGATCAGCGGCTTTCTGGCTGCGCCTTCGACTTGCCCTGCGGCTGATGCTGACGAACCGGGTAATCTGCGACCGTGCCATTTGCCGTCCGTCGACATCCGCACATCAATGTGATCGAGGCACGGCTTGAGTAACCCCGCCAACCTGGACTGGGACGGCCAAGCCGTATCCCTGTTTTATGCGCAAGCGCAGGGCAGCACCGTCATCAGGCCATCTAGTTGAGCTTGTTGACGCAGGCATCCCTGAGAAAACCGCCTGTCTGACTGTCGCGGCGTTACTCGCGCCCGCGGCCGCACCCGGCATCGGGTGGCCAGCAAAGCGGGTATGAGGTTGGTTTTCTCCCCAGTTGCAAGGTTACTGCCGGCTCCAGCGCCGAGCATCGGCGTCAAGAAAGGGCTCCCGAAGTCACTTCTTTCGCGGTCGCTCCCGCACGCGCTGACACCGAGAATCTCAGCGTTTCCGGCGAGGCCCGGTCGCTGCGGATCAGTCATTGAACCTCACTGATGTCCATGCGCCTCGTCGGTCTTGTGTTGATTCGAACCGCAGGAGATGAGGATGGCTTCCCACGTCAATACCACCGGCGCCGAACGCTTGTTTCCCACAAACCCGTCTGCCCGCGATGATCAAAGCGCGAGCGCCTTCATGCGCATGTCGGGACCGAGACCTGAGCGTCGTGACCAACGCCCTCTGGCCGATACGCTCGGACCCGAATCCGGAAGAAGACCCTCCCGCGACACTCCCCGCGAGGGCAAGCCATTTCCCATGGTCTCGCTTCCACCTGGCTTGCAAGATGCGGTTCTGGAAATCGCCCGGTTCAACACGATTGCACCGGCTCTTCCGGCCCTTGTCGGACTCGCTACCCTGGCGACCGCCATCGGCAAGCAAGCAGTGGTAGTGGAACGCGGCGGTCTGGTGCACCACCCATCGCTCTTTCTGGTCGGTTTGGCTGGCGGCGATGAGCGCCTCCGCTCAGCCGTGCGGACCATGACCATCCCAATGGAACAGTGGGCCTGCGCCAAAGCCGCCGACTGGACTTTGGCGCGCGAGCGCGCAAAGGCACACAATGCCGCCGTGGACAACCTGATCGCCAAGCTCAAGCGTCGCAAGAGCGTAGATTTGCTTCAGACGGCTCGCCAACTTGAGTTTTTGACCGCCAAACGCCGGCCACTGCCACCGATGCCGCGTGCGTTCACCACGGACGGCAACGAAGAACGTCTGTTCAAGTGGATGTACGAACGCGGCGGGGCCTTTGCCGTCATTAGCAGCGAAGGCAAACCGGTCTTTGACGCGATTTTGAGAAAATACCGCGGCAACCATTGGAGCGGCGAGTCGGTTTACCACGCCGGGATCAGTGGGGATCCTATTCATCGCCATCGACTCGCTAACCGCAGCGGTATTTCATTGGAATGGGTGATCCGTCGGCCATGCCTGAGTGTCTGTCTGATGCTGGCGCCGGATCAGTACCTGAAGGTGGCGGCGCATCCCGTTCTGCGTGCCTGCGGCATGTTGGCGCGCATCTGGCCAGTCTGGTTGTCGTCGCCGACGGGATCGCCTTATGAGCAGCGGGTTGGCGACGCTGAACTGGATCGCCCGCTCCTATCGGGATACGCCAAGCGAGTTGTCGGTCTCCTGGATGTTTCCCCGATCCATGCAGACAATGACCAGGATCGCCCCCATCAAGCCCGGCTGACTCGCGAGGCTGCGCAGGCGCGAACGGAGCTGCACAATGCCCTGCAGGATCGCATGGCCGCAGCCGGTGACTTGGCCGATGTTCGCGACATTGCCGCCAGGGCGGTCTCGCAGATCTGCAAAGTGGCGCTGGTGCTGCATCTGTTCACGCATCCAGAGGTCTTGCGCGATCCGGTGAGCGACATCGATGGCCCAACCTGGGCAGCCGCTCGCGACATTGGACTGTGGTTTCTCGACGAAGCGGTTCGGATCCAACGCGCGGCCGTTGAGAATCCTTTGATCGAATCGCCAATGCGGACACGGATCTGACGGGGAAATCACGGCGGGAATTGATGAGCGAGCGGTTCCTCAGTCGCTCATCCTCGAGCGCGTGATCGGTTGCGGGTGATCCCGATGGATCGAAGCTGAGAGCGACGCGACCTGGTGCATCAGGTCGCCGAATCGTCAGGTTGTCAAATCAAGCGTGAATGCGCCATCGCCGCACTTGATCGATATCCTGCAAATGTCGCCTGGCCCCGGGGCAGGGCACTTCGTGCCCTGCGCCATGCTGGGTCCGGGTGAAGATGATCGGCGATGGCGGTATCGAGCAAGGAGACCCCGGATGGTCCGCATGCCGTAGTAGGAGAAGCGCTCCCACAACTCGACATTGAACAGCATCGCTAGCCCGCTCGGATGGCCGAGGAAGCGGCGGTTGTCGCCAGCGGCGATGGAGCGTTCGGTCGGAGTGGGGGAGGGCGGTTGTAGGTCGGTCATGGATTCGGCCGTGCTCGGGTCAAGAGGGCGCCATCCGCCAATCGCATGCTGAGGGATCCATCCAGCGTGCCACGCGGGTGCTAGACTGGCGTGTCTGATCCGCGACCAGAATGCGCAATCATGCTGCTGTCACTGCCAACAGCCATCATTCATCTGCTGACAGTCAGCGAATGGCTGGCGGCCATTTTGCTTCTGCGTCGGTATGCCGTCGTGGCGGGTTTTCCGCAGCTGAAGGTTTTCGCCCATGCTGAGCCTGAGCAGACTATTTGCGGGAATCGGCCGCGATTCTGAGCAAATTCAGTGAGGGAAAACAAAAAACCCCCTCAAACAACTTGACGCAAGTTGCCCGAGAGGGCTGTCTCCGAATTTCGCCAAAAACCAGGAGACAGTCCCAGTGTGTCACGCCTTTCTTGCCGACACGAACTTTTACCACCTGCTCACCCGGATCGACGAGTCGATTGCCGAGGAAGTCCGCGCGGGCGGCTGTGACTGCGGTGGTGCGTTGCACAGCGCCCGTTATCCGCGTAAGCCCCGAGGTGTTGTGCGTGGCGTCTTGGATGAGAGCTACCAGAGCCGTCTGAGTTTCTGCTGTGCCGCGGACGGGTGCCGGCGGCGCAGCACCCCGCCTTCCGTTCGGTTTCTGGGCCGCAAGGTCTATCTCGGGGTCATCGTCGTGCTGATTTCCGCCCTGCATTGCGGGCTGAGCGCATCGCGTCGCCAGCGCTTGATCAAGACGCTCGGTGTCACCGTCCAAACCCTGCGGCGGTGGCAGCACTGGTGGCGTGAGCAGTTTGTGCAAACCCGCTGCTTTCGATCCTTGGCTGGTCTGTTGATGCCGCCGATCGCCACCGAGCACCTGCCAGGATCCCTGCTGGAAAAATTGAGCGCAAAAGCGTTGTCCGAGCGCGTCGTGCAACTGCTGATATTGATCGCCCCGAGCACGACAGCGACAGGCTCGCTGTAGGGCAACGCCAACCCGCAGAAGACCTCATCGCGCCGCTGGGCGGCGCCTTCTAGACTCCCGGTGATGTGTGAAACAACTGGGAGGTGAAGACGAATGTCCGATGACAACGGCCTCGGTGATCCCGATGGTTGGGCGCGGTTGCGCTTTGCCATTATTGGTCCTTTATTGGCTGATCCTGCGCCGGCGAACGCGCTGGGCGCGCGGCTGAAGGCGCTAGCGGCCAAGTCATGGCGCCATCCGGTGACTGGGCGGGCGGTCAGTTTTAGCTTTGGCACCTTGGAGCGTTGGTATTACCTCGCACGCGATGCCCAAGACCCGGTGGCGGCACTGCGCCCGCGCCGGCGCAGCGATGCCGGGGAGCAGCGCGCGCTGAGTCCGCGCCTGATGGATGCGGTGCAAGCCCAGTACCGCGACTACCCCGGTTGGACGGTGCAGCTGCATTACGACAACCTCGCCGCCTTGTGCGCGGGCGATCAGACCCTGGGGCCGCTGCCCTCCTATGCCACCGTGCGCCGCTTCATGAAGCGCGCGGGCTTGCACCGCCGGCGTGTCCCGGCGCGCAAGACACCCGGGGCCGAGCAGGCCGCGCGGCGCCTGGA
Above is a genomic segment from Thiorhodovibrio litoralis containing:
- a CDS encoding YaiI/YqxD family protein, with translation MHIWVDADACPHVIKDILFRAAERCQIPLTLVANQPLPTPPSRFIKSLQVRSGFDVADQAILDKIQTGDLVITSDIPLAADVIARGGQALSHRGELFTSENVRARLNVRDFMETLRASGINTGGPPALSQSDRKAFAGYLDKLLASARRGDSDTSRSG
- the traL gene encoding type IV conjugative transfer system protein TraL, encoding MHPLALPHGVDDPPSLLLWRLDELIPLVLMLVVGMLSDRLLIFLALGLGLSRLYGRFRDSRPDGFALHWGYWHGLVPLKARRCPNPFTRRFQP
- a CDS encoding TraE/TraK family type IV conjugative transfer system protein, which translates into the protein MDFHTLTRTWRGLNAENRFHRLVLAVLLLTNLLTLLALVRADRTVVLVPPILEGEVNIARDSASRSVKEAWAVHVAGLLGNVSAGSADFIREALEPLLAPRLRREILTVIADQVAAIKRERVAMHFSPDALRYDPPSDTFFVTGQQVSAGPGAEPIRNQRTYEIQVGFQHYRPVIRHLDVYPGGPRTTEQP
- a CDS encoding TraK domain-containing protein, with protein sequence MPIPSRRLALAVQSVLLGSGLALMSLGCEAESPFLRASAETSPESGAKDVQLALRPRTVTVDLGSNVILELAIDHLNRIVTPFRSPSVRTVASLSTEVDGNVLYVATADETPATLYITDGDDAQATVALTLAPRRVPPREIRLVVPGLDSRRQAASSSPAAAESPSTLADLPPVATWRQPQHYIDELTQGFRALALGEVPDGYRKARSGFGVAIRCGGGFQLNQVKAFDGDSLRFLTSRVRAKGDQPVVLDESQCQASGKGTIAAAALWPSGPLHPGAEATLMVAIDPSREPVGRTGLPGGAH
- a CDS encoding TraB/VirB10 family protein, with protein sequence MVEFTEHWERLSPRLRQWITLGTGGVIVGSLALLIATAPQDDRGSEAQRRRLVNNLLTDVDPRDLGIDGLGRRLQTLEGDVRKIAHNLEQLGLDAVDNAGNRATLMQTLRRERQAELDGLKRELAGVREELKSQRSLPPGQGADVWVPPSPPDVTETLADSEPEIRQPEPPPLAQLFDAPRATVSEPAGSAKPAGPALSIRHVQDDAAKAAGKDKNPEDAIPEVRIPAGSILQGVLLSGMDAPTGRAARQDPYPALLRLKDNAILPNRFRADIRECFLLVGGYGDLGSERVYLRAESINCVRRDGRTIEVAIDGYAVGEDGKVGVRGRLVNKQGQVIGRAMQVSFLQGFSQLFGTVPVASVATGGTTMPYQQVFSGQALQGAAIAGTGKALDRLAEYYLDLAETIFPVLEVDAGRGVEVILNRGVGLKLDSLDQK
- a CDS encoding Rha family transcriptional regulator, producing the protein MGLMVLNASDTFPLAMSSREIAELTGKTHGHVLRDIRKMLKNLYRLDDKPKLDQLQIQSVTIEKDDRGYIARIDLDKDHTLTLLTGYNDQARLRVVRRWQALEKTQVRPLSPAELMIAHGQALLAAERDQAEQAERIARLEQRVDLMGGDTGYRTITAYMKQNGIRLPISESRQKGIAAAKLARERGERIGNIPDERFGSVNSYPIDVLDEVFSLAG
- a CDS encoding DUF3987 domain-containing protein; amino-acid sequence: MASHVNTTGAERLFPTNPSARDDQSASAFMRMSGPRPERRDQRPLADTLGPESGRRPSRDTPREGKPFPMVSLPPGLQDAVLEIARFNTIAPALPALVGLATLATAIGKQAVVVERGGLVHHPSLFLVGLAGGDERLRSAVRTMTIPMEQWACAKAADWTLARERAKAHNAAVDNLIAKLKRRKSVDLLQTARQLEFLTAKRRPLPPMPRAFTTDGNEERLFKWMYERGGAFAVISSEGKPVFDAILRKYRGNHWSGESVYHAGISGDPIHRHRLANRSGISLEWVIRRPCLSVCLMLAPDQYLKVAAHPVLRACGMLARIWPVWLSSPTGSPYEQRVGDAELDRPLLSGYAKRVVGLLDVSPIHADNDQDRPHQARLTREAAQARTELHNALQDRMAAAGDLADVRDIAARAVSQICKVALVLHLFTHPEVLRDPVSDIDGPTWAAARDIGLWFLDEAVRIQRAAVENPLIESPMRTRI
- a CDS encoding DUF2499 domain-containing protein — encoded protein: MLLSLPTAIIHLLTVSEWLAAILLLRRYAVVAGFPQLKVFAHAEPEQTICGNRPRF